In Vigna angularis cultivar LongXiaoDou No.4 chromosome 8, ASM1680809v1, whole genome shotgun sequence, one DNA window encodes the following:
- the LOC108320712 gene encoding probable LRR receptor-like serine/threonine-protein kinase At3g47570: MSNYIMPNYYLKLFYVLMLLLLPAAGSILGFNTTAQIKCIDRERQALLNFKHGLIDFFDMLSTWRDDDNSRDCCKWKGIQCDHQTGHVTILRLRGSDTQYLRGALNITSLFPLQSIQHLDLSYNEFIESPIPQLMGSLTNLRYLNLSYSSFGGNIPTQLGSLSHLLSLDLSNNCFLRGDIPYQLVSLTNLRYLDLSYNNLDGKIPCQLGNMSQLRYLGLSANSFSGALPFQVGNLPYLKTLRLGGDFDVKPKDADWLSSLSSLTHLAIDGLHNPDWLHMIHYPKLGELRLVHCSLSDTHIHSLFYSPSNFSNSLTILDLSSNMLTSSTFQLLSNFSLNLQELYLSHNNIVLSSPVHSTFPSLVILDLSYNKMSSSVFQCIFNFSSKLQNLYLQNCSLGDDSFLMSAISITNSSSSLVSLDLSFNLLKSSSIFYWLFNSTTNLRTLKLNDNMLEGPIPDGFGKEMNSLEVLSLFRNKLQGEIPSFFGNMCTLQSLDLSNNKLSGQISSFFLNSSWCNRHVFQRLSLSGNNRKVT, from the coding sequence atgagcAACTACATAATGCCTAATTATTATCTGAAACTCTTTTATGTACTTATGCTGCTCTTGTTACCTGCTGCAGGATCCATTCTCGGATTCAACACTACTGCACAAATAAAGTGCATTGACAGGGAGAGACAAGCACTCCTTAACTTCAAACATGGCCTGATCGATTTCTTTGACATGCTGTCAACATGGAGAGACGACGACAACAGTCGAGATTGTTGCAAATGGAAAGGCATTCAATGTGACCATCAAACAGGTCATGTAACCATCCTTCGTCTCCGTGGTTCGGATACACAATATTTGAGAGGTGCACTCAATATCACTTCACTGTTTCCCTTGCAAAGTATTCAACATTTGGATCTCAGCTACAATGAATTTATAGAGAGTCCCATCCCACAACTCATGGGCTCACTTACCAACTTAAGATATCTCAATCTCTCCTATTCTTCTTTTGGTGGTAATATTCCTACCCAACTTGGAAGCCTTTCACATTTATTATCTCTGGATTTAAGTAACAATTGTTTTCTCCGTGGAGATATCCCTTATCAACTTGTAAGCCTTACAAATTTAAGGTATCTTGATCTCAGTTATAATAATCTTGATGGGAAAATCCCTTGTCAACTTGGAAATATGTCACAGTTGAGATACCTTGGTCTCAGTGCTAATTCATTTTCTGGAGCACTCCCTTTCCAGGTTGGGAATCTTCCTTACTTGAAAACTCTTAGACTTGGTGGTGATTTTGATGTCAAACCTAAGGATGCAGACTGGCTGTCTAGTCTCTCTTCCCTAACACATCTTGCCATAGATGGTTTACACAACCCTGACTGGTTGCATATGATTCATTATCCAAAGCTAGGAGAGTTGAGACTAGTTCATTGTTCTCTTTCAGATACTCATATTCATTCTCTATTTTATTCACCTTCCAACTTTTCCAATTCTCTTACCATCCTTGACCTTTCTTCTAATATGCTCACATCCTCAACATTTCAATTATTGTCTAACTTTAGCCTTAATCTTCAAGAGCTTTATCTTTCTCATAATAACATTGTTTTGTCATCTCCAGTCCACTCAACCTTTCCTTCTCTTGTGATCCTTGACCTTTCCTATAATAAGATGTCATCATCGGTCTTTCAATGTATCTTCAACTTCAGttcaaaacttcaaaatctTTATTTGCAAAATTGTAGTCTTGGGGATGATAGTTTTCTCATGTCAGCTATTTCAATTACGAATTCTTCGTCTTCTCTTGTCTCGCTTGATCTCTCCTTTAATCTATTGAAATCATCATCCATATTTTACTGGCTCTTCAACTCCACTACCAATCTTCGTACACTTAAACTTAATGACAACATGTTGGAAGGTCCCATTCCAGATGGATTTGGGAAAGAAATGAACTCTCTTGAAGTTCTTAGCCTCTTTCGGAACAAACTGCAAGGCGAGATTCCATCTTTCTTTGGGAACATGTGCACATTGCAGAGTTTAGACCTCTCAAACAACAAGTTGAGTGGGCAAATTTCTAGCTTCTTTCTAAATTCTTCATGGTGCAACAGACACGTGTTTCAGAGACTAAGTTTATCTGGTAACAACAGGAAGGTTACCTAA
- the LOC128193355 gene encoding receptor-like protein EIX2: MLAVNYLEGDVTESNLSNFSKLAFLQLSDNSLSLKIGPTWFPPFQLLFLGLRSCNLGPTFPNWLQTQTSIIFLDISNSNLNDSVPDWFWNNLQNMGKLNMSYNNLIGTIPNISLKLLYRPFIFLHSNQFEGKIPPFLLQASKLKLSKNKFSNLFSFLCDQSISANLLSLDLSNNQMKGQLPNCWKYVDRLLFLDLSNNKLSGKIHVSMGSLVNLEVLVLRNNNLMGELPSTLKNCSNLIMVDVSENILSGPIPSWIGESMQQLIILNMRGNHFSGHLPVNLCYLKRIQSLDLSRNNLSRGIPTCLKNLTVMSEKIINRGATLNQIYWSVNLTYHEPYAPFLSSSDNYTLNITWIWKGMELWFSNPELQLKSIDLSSNNLTGEIPKEIGLVSLNLSRNHLSGEIPSEIGNLSSLESLDLSRNHISGAIPFSLSQIDNLGKLDLSHNSLSGKIPRGRHFGTFEGSSSEGNVDLCGEQLNKSCPRDGDQTTVKFPEVEAINGDEDSVFYEALYMSMGIGFFTGFWGLLGPILLWHPWRNNYIRFMNRLINYIYERL, encoded by the coding sequence ATGTTGGCGGTAAATTACTTAGAGGGTGATGTTACTGAGTCGAATCTTTCCAATTTTTCCAAATTAGCATTCTTACAATTATCAGATAACTCATTGTCACTAAAAATTGGTCCTACTTGGTTTCCTCCTTTCCAATTATTGTTCTTGGGATTAAGATCTTGTAATCTGGGCCCAACATTTCCTAATTGGCTTCAGACTCAAACTTCCATAATATTTCTAGATATTTCTAATAGCAACCTTAATGATTCCGTTCCAGACTGGTTTTGGAACAACTTGCAAAATATGGGAAAGTTAAATATGTCTTACAATAATCTCATTGGTACAATTCCCAACATATCATTGAAGCTTCTTTATAGACCGTTCATATTTCTGCATTCAAATCAATTTGAAGGCAAAATTCCACCCTTTTTACTGCAAGCTTcaaagctcaagctctccaaaaataaattttcaaatttgttttcattcttATGTGATCAAAGCATATCTGCAAATTTGTTATCTTTAGATTTATCAAACAATCAAATGAAGGGACAACTGCCAAACTGTTGGAAATATGTTGATAGGTTATTGTTTCTTGATTTAAGCAACAATAAATTGTCAGGGAAGATTCATGTCTCCATGGGCAGCCTTGTTAACTTGGAAGTCTTGGTTTTACGAAACAATAACCTAATGGGTGAATTACCTTCCACTTTGAAGAACTGCAGCAATTTAATTATGGTGGATGTGAGTGAAAATATATTGTCTGGTCCAATACCATCATGGATTGGAGAAAGTATGCAACAATTGATAATCTTGAACATGCGAGGGAATCACTTCAGTGGACATCTTCCAGTTAATCTTTGTTATTTGAAGCGTATTCAATCATTGGATCTTTCAAGGAATAACTTATCGAGAGGTATTCCAACATGCTTAAAGAATTTGACTGTAATGTCTGAAAAGATCATCAACAGAGGTGCAACTCTAAATCAGATATATTGGTCTGTCAATCTTACTTACCATGAACCTTATGCTCCTTTTTTATCCAGTTCTGATAATTATACACTTAACATAACATGGATTTGGAAAGGTATGGAACTGTGGTTTTCGAATCCAGAGTTACAACTTAAGAGCATTGATCTTTCAAGTAATAATTTAACAGGAGAAATACCAAAAGAGATTGGATTAGTTTCTCTGAATTTATCCAGAAATCATCTGAGCGGAGAAATTCCTTCAGAGATAGGAAATTTAAGTTCACTAGAGTCCCTTGACTTATCAAGAAATCATATCAGTGGGGcaattcctttttctctttctcaaattGATAATCTAGGCAAATTGGACTTATCACACAACTCTCTTTCAGGAAAGATCCCACGAGGAAGACATTTTGGAACCTTTGAAGGCTCTAGTTCTGAAGGAAACgtagatctttgtggtgaacAACTCAACAAAAGTTGTCCTAGAGATGGAGATCAAACGACAGTAAAGTTCCCAGAAGTTGAAGCAATCAATGGCGATGAAGACAGTGTTTTTTACGAAGCATTATACATGAGCATGGGGATAGGATTCTTTACTGGATTTTGGGGCTTATTAGGGCCAATACTACTTTGGCATCCTTGGAGAAATAACTACATAAGATTTATGAACAGActgataaattatatatatgaacgGTTATAG